In one window of Hymenobacter nivis DNA:
- a CDS encoding NADP-dependent malic enzyme, which yields MLKINKQDALNYHSQSPAGKIEVVPTKPVSTQLDLALAYSPGVAEPCLAIAANPDDVYKYTAKGNLVAVISNGTAVLGLGNIGPAASKPVMEGKGVLFKKFAGLDCFDIEIDATDPDEFIRIVKALEPTFGGINLEDIKAPECFQIETALREQMNIPLMHDDQHGTAIITAAALLNALALVGKKIDEIQLVVSGAGAAAVSCLRLYLALGLKKENVVVFDKDGLIHVGRTNLAPIQMQFATTRRLNNLGEALVGADMFLGLSAANVLPAEYLLAMAADPIVFALANPNPEIEYDLAMGTRPDLIMATGRSDHPNQVNNVLGFPYIFRGAMDVRATEINEAMKLAAVHALAELSREPVPDMVNRAYGDNTLAFGRSYLIPKPLDPRLITTVSPAVARAAMESGVARLPITDWVAYGEQLHARLGGNQKLMNRITSAAKSGPKRVVFAEGDNYKVLKAAQILRDEGIARPIVLGPQEKIEEIARANNIDLEGCEIVNILKEDERRAEFAQLLYQKRQRRGMTLYEGRRLMRERNYYAAMMVETGLADACITGLTKDYGKSIIPALQVIGTEDGVKRVSSMYIIQHKRGPYFFADTTVNIDPTAEQMVEIIGLTARAVRFFDNEPRIAVVSYSNFGSNAGALPEKTRRATELAKARYPDLLLDGEMQANVALSPGLLQEHYSFSPLAEKGANTLVFPNVESGNIAYKVLQEIGGAELIGPVLMGMRKPVHILQLGASVRDIVNIAAIAVVDAQSSGKGM from the coding sequence ATGCTGAAAATCAACAAGCAGGATGCCCTCAACTACCACTCGCAGAGCCCCGCGGGCAAAATTGAGGTGGTGCCCACCAAGCCCGTTAGCACCCAGCTCGATTTGGCACTGGCCTACTCGCCGGGCGTAGCCGAGCCCTGCCTGGCCATCGCCGCCAACCCCGACGACGTGTACAAGTACACGGCCAAGGGTAACCTAGTGGCCGTCATCAGCAACGGCACGGCGGTGCTGGGGCTGGGCAACATCGGGCCCGCCGCCAGCAAGCCGGTGATGGAGGGCAAGGGCGTGCTGTTCAAGAAGTTTGCCGGCCTGGATTGTTTTGATATTGAGATTGACGCCACCGACCCCGACGAGTTCATCCGCATCGTGAAGGCGCTGGAGCCCACCTTCGGCGGCATCAACCTGGAGGATATTAAGGCCCCCGAGTGCTTCCAGATTGAGACGGCCCTGCGCGAGCAGATGAACATCCCGCTGATGCACGACGACCAGCACGGCACGGCCATCATCACGGCGGCGGCGCTGCTGAACGCGCTGGCGCTGGTGGGCAAAAAGATTGACGAAATCCAGCTGGTGGTGAGCGGGGCGGGGGCGGCGGCCGTGTCGTGTCTGCGCCTGTACCTGGCCCTGGGCCTGAAAAAGGAGAACGTAGTGGTGTTCGACAAGGACGGCCTCATCCACGTAGGGCGCACCAACCTGGCGCCCATCCAGATGCAGTTCGCCACCACGCGCCGGCTCAACAACCTGGGCGAGGCCCTGGTGGGGGCCGATATGTTCCTGGGCCTGTCGGCGGCCAACGTGCTGCCGGCTGAGTACCTGCTCGCAATGGCCGCCGACCCCATCGTGTTTGCCCTGGCCAACCCCAACCCGGAAATCGAGTACGACCTGGCCATGGGCACCCGGCCCGACCTCATCATGGCCACCGGCCGGAGCGACCACCCCAACCAGGTGAACAACGTGCTCGGCTTCCCCTACATTTTCCGGGGGGCGATGGACGTGCGGGCCACCGAAATCAACGAAGCCATGAAGCTGGCCGCCGTGCACGCCTTGGCCGAGCTGAGCCGCGAGCCCGTGCCCGACATGGTGAACCGCGCCTACGGCGACAACACGCTGGCCTTCGGCCGCAGCTACCTCATTCCCAAGCCGCTGGACCCGCGCCTCATCACCACCGTGAGCCCGGCGGTGGCGCGGGCAGCGATGGAAAGCGGGGTGGCCCGCCTGCCCATTACCGACTGGGTGGCCTACGGCGAGCAGCTCCACGCCCGCCTCGGCGGCAACCAGAAGCTGATGAACCGCATCACGAGCGCCGCCAAGTCGGGGCCCAAGCGGGTGGTGTTTGCCGAAGGCGACAACTACAAAGTGCTGAAGGCGGCCCAGATTTTGCGCGACGAAGGCATTGCCCGGCCCATCGTGCTGGGCCCCCAGGAGAAGATTGAGGAAATTGCCCGCGCCAACAACATCGACCTGGAGGGCTGCGAAATCGTCAACATTCTTAAAGAGGATGAGCGCCGCGCTGAGTTTGCCCAGCTGCTGTACCAGAAGCGCCAGCGCCGCGGCATGACGCTCTACGAAGGCCGCCGCCTGATGCGTGAGCGCAACTACTACGCCGCCATGATGGTAGAAACCGGCCTGGCCGATGCCTGCATCACCGGCCTCACCAAGGACTACGGCAAGAGCATCATCCCGGCCCTGCAAGTCATTGGCACCGAGGACGGGGTGAAGCGCGTGTCGTCGATGTACATCATTCAGCACAAGCGGGGGCCCTATTTCTTCGCCGATACCACGGTGAACATCGACCCCACCGCCGAGCAAATGGTGGAGATAATTGGCCTCACGGCCCGGGCCGTGCGCTTCTTCGACAACGAGCCGCGCATCGCCGTCGTCTCCTACTCCAACTTCGGCTCGAACGCCGGGGCCCTGCCCGAAAAAACCCGCCGCGCCACCGAGCTGGCCAAAGCCCGCTACCCCGACCTGCTCCTCGACGGCGAGATGCAGGCCAACGTGGCCCTGAGCCCGGGCTTGCTACAGGAGCACTACAGCTTCAGCCCGCTGGCCGAAAAAGGCGCCAACACCCTTGTGTTCCCCAACGTGGAATCGGGCAACATCGCCTACAAAGTGCTCCAGGAAATCGGTGGCGCCGAACTCATCGGCCCGGTGCTGATGGGGATGCGCAAGCCGGTGCACATCCTCCAGCTGGGCGCCTCGGTGCGCGACATTGTGAACATCGCCGCCATTGCCGTGGTCGATGCGCAGTCGAGCGGTAAGGGCATGTAG
- a CDS encoding Mrr restriction system protein: MFAHTHGFMNHSDDVSQMAKSKQTAVKVIYESFKVLKEAGGELAGREVRERLRNRLNFSDWETEVSAKTGYLRWEAIFSFYSVDSVKAGFLRKNKGAWYLTTEGEKAMQQGPIKLFNAATAAYRKWAADNKPGKATEEIPTVAAEQFKKSLTDLEDEALVGITEFIAAKNAYEFQDLVAALLRAMGYYTPFVAPRGKDGGIDIMAYQDPLGTTAPRIKVQVKHKPMAAVPVDDISSLKGIISREGEVGLFVTSGRFTGDAESFARSADVHIRLIDLNDFVALWQEFYKKLNDEEKTLLPLHPIYFLGRDE; encoded by the coding sequence TTGTTCGCTCATACCCACGGCTTCATGAATCATTCGGACGACGTTTCTCAGATGGCTAAATCAAAGCAAACAGCTGTCAAGGTAATTTATGAAAGCTTTAAAGTTCTTAAGGAAGCCGGGGGTGAATTGGCTGGGCGCGAGGTGCGTGAGCGCTTGCGCAACCGCCTGAATTTTTCGGACTGGGAAACCGAAGTTTCCGCTAAGACCGGTTATCTGCGCTGGGAAGCTATTTTCTCTTTCTACTCGGTTGATAGCGTGAAAGCAGGTTTTTTGCGCAAAAACAAGGGCGCTTGGTACCTGACGACCGAGGGCGAGAAAGCTATGCAGCAAGGCCCGATTAAGCTGTTCAATGCCGCAACCGCCGCGTACCGTAAATGGGCGGCTGATAATAAACCCGGCAAGGCAACGGAAGAAATCCCTACCGTGGCGGCTGAGCAATTCAAAAAAAGCCTGACAGACTTGGAGGACGAAGCTCTGGTAGGCATCACAGAGTTTATTGCGGCCAAAAACGCTTATGAGTTTCAAGACCTTGTGGCGGCCTTACTGCGGGCAATGGGTTATTACACCCCATTCGTAGCACCCCGGGGTAAAGACGGTGGCATTGATATAATGGCCTACCAAGACCCCCTGGGCACCACTGCACCTAGAATCAAAGTGCAGGTCAAACACAAGCCGATGGCGGCCGTGCCCGTGGATGACATCAGTAGTTTGAAGGGCATTATCAGCCGCGAAGGTGAAGTAGGCCTTTTTGTAACTTCTGGCCGCTTCACCGGCGACGCCGAGTCGTTCGCCCGGTCAGCCGACGTGCATATCCGGCTAATTGACCTCAACGATTTTGTGGCGCTGTGGCAAGAGTTTTATAAAAAGCTCAACGACGAGGAGAAAACCCTATTACCCCTTCACCCCATCTATTTTTTGGGTCGCGACGAGTAA
- a CDS encoding LysM peptidoglycan-binding domain-containing protein, which translates to MKQGRTLAFRPGRLWRRLALALPLAAPVAAGAQQLPPLSADTTKVPVLLLPDSLAMLSVVPVDSVRLAWLQTPPTVRDLVGDRMSCIETDAPHQFNNAVMAYITLFTVRKRDYTQRVLERENLYFPLFEKYLAQYHLPTDLKYLAVVESSLIPTAKSQVGATGLWQFMGPTAGDLRLRRDEWVDERMAPEKATEAACKHLRYLYGVFHDWELVLAAYNWGAGNVQRVMRRTGKKTFWDLYPNLPAETRNYVPTFTAVMYSMKYAQQHGLHSDKLAYQRAEALDTLGLRGQAFDLHRLSVACGYADSTYLIRYNPELFRAGLPAGYRPYVVRYPATARAAFGGADRATLLAFCQPLAALPQPLAFLPPRLDGVEPWNRPAPLLADATADDNAVPRVRRVRHVVRRGETVAGLAERFDVSPAQFRRWNELTKKQLLKPGRTVVVLVPLPAARPPVVVAAVAVPAPRPARALPSVEQVAARQALAAANAQEVARVAAVAAQEQQQAVRLAKVRQRQEAVQHAQARIAAVQAAALAKTTAALAGRKPAEPVVLASASVETAATETLLANNEAAPRGPAEVAAVPAPKLRRAPAEAAARPRDTAAEVEPTPTATASYVVRRGDNLTKLAQARGVSVAQLVAWNHLDAETVEAGQRLRFGAPAGAPAKAAPAPLAAVPKTHRVQPGDTLYNISRRFGVSVAVLRRLNHLTSDDVKLGQKLLVPQG; encoded by the coding sequence ATGAAGCAAGGACGTACCCTGGCGTTTCGGCCCGGCCGCCTGTGGCGGCGGCTGGCGCTGGCCCTGCCTTTGGCCGCCCCCGTGGCCGCTGGGGCCCAGCAGCTACCGCCCCTCTCCGCCGATACCACGAAGGTGCCGGTGTTGCTGCTGCCCGACTCGCTGGCTATGCTGTCCGTCGTGCCCGTCGACTCGGTGCGGCTTGCCTGGCTGCAAACCCCGCCCACCGTGCGCGACCTCGTGGGCGACCGGATGAGCTGCATCGAAACCGATGCCCCGCACCAGTTCAACAACGCGGTGATGGCCTACATCACCCTGTTTACGGTGCGCAAGCGCGACTACACGCAGCGGGTGCTGGAGCGCGAAAACCTGTACTTCCCACTGTTCGAGAAATACCTGGCGCAGTACCACCTGCCTACCGATCTCAAGTACCTGGCCGTGGTGGAGTCGTCGCTGATTCCCACGGCCAAATCGCAGGTAGGGGCCACCGGGCTCTGGCAGTTCATGGGGCCTACAGCCGGCGACCTGCGCCTGCGCCGCGACGAGTGGGTGGACGAGCGCATGGCCCCCGAAAAAGCCACCGAAGCCGCCTGCAAGCACCTGCGCTACCTCTACGGCGTATTTCACGATTGGGAGCTGGTGCTGGCCGCCTACAACTGGGGCGCGGGCAACGTGCAGCGGGTGATGCGCCGCACCGGCAAAAAAACCTTCTGGGACCTGTACCCGAACTTGCCCGCCGAAACGCGCAACTACGTGCCCACCTTCACGGCCGTGATGTACAGCATGAAGTATGCCCAGCAGCACGGCCTGCACTCCGACAAGCTGGCCTACCAGCGCGCCGAGGCCCTGGATACGCTGGGCCTGCGCGGCCAGGCTTTCGACCTGCACCGCCTGAGCGTGGCCTGCGGCTATGCGGACTCAACCTACCTCATTCGCTACAACCCCGAGCTGTTCCGGGCCGGGCTGCCGGCCGGCTACCGGCCCTACGTGGTGCGCTACCCGGCCACGGCCCGTGCTGCTTTCGGCGGGGCCGACCGGGCCACGCTGCTGGCCTTTTGCCAGCCGCTGGCTGCGCTGCCCCAGCCACTAGCCTTCCTGCCGCCGCGCCTCGACGGCGTGGAGCCCTGGAACCGTCCCGCCCCGCTGCTGGCCGATGCGACTGCTGACGATAACGCCGTGCCGCGCGTCCGGCGGGTACGCCACGTGGTGCGCCGGGGCGAAACCGTGGCCGGCCTGGCCGAGCGGTTCGACGTGAGCCCCGCCCAATTCCGCCGCTGGAACGAGCTGACCAAGAAGCAGCTGCTGAAGCCAGGCCGCACCGTGGTGGTATTGGTGCCGCTGCCCGCCGCGCGGCCGCCGGTAGTGGTAGCGGCCGTCGCCGTGCCCGCCCCGCGCCCCGCCCGCGCCCTGCCCTCGGTGGAGCAAGTAGCAGCCCGCCAGGCCCTAGCCGCCGCTAATGCCCAGGAAGTGGCCCGCGTGGCCGCCGTGGCTGCGCAGGAGCAGCAGCAAGCCGTACGCCTGGCCAAGGTACGCCAGCGGCAGGAGGCTGTTCAGCATGCCCAGGCCCGGATTGCCGCTGTGCAGGCCGCCGCGTTGGCTAAAACCACGGCCGCGCTGGCCGGGCGCAAGCCCGCCGAGCCGGTGGTGCTAGCGTCCGCTTCGGTCGAAACTGCCGCTACTGAAACCCTCTTGGCTAATAACGAAGCGGCCCCTAGGGGCCCTGCGGAAGTAGCCGCAGTTCCCGCGCCCAAGCTGCGCCGGGCCCCGGCGGAGGCTGCCGCCCGGCCGCGGGACACGGCCGCCGAAGTGGAGCCAACGCCCACGGCTACTGCCAGCTACGTAGTGCGGCGGGGCGACAACCTGACCAAACTGGCCCAGGCGCGCGGCGTGAGCGTGGCCCAGCTCGTGGCCTGGAACCACCTCGACGCTGAAACCGTGGAAGCCGGCCAGCGCCTGCGCTTCGGGGCGCCGGCAGGGGCCCCGGCAAAGGCCGCGCCCGCGCCCCTCGCCGCAGTACCCAAGACGCATAGGGTGCAGCCCGGCGATACGCTCTACAACATTTCGCGCCGCTTTGGGGTGAGCGTGGCGGTGTTGCGGCGCCTCAACCACCTCACCTCCGACGACGTGAAGCTGGGGCAAAAGCTGCTAGTGCCACAGGGCTGA
- the gatA gene encoding Asp-tRNA(Asn)/Glu-tRNA(Gln) amidotransferase subunit GatA, translated as MKRFSSLSAIQRELTAGTTSCRQLVDYYLGNIERQQHLNAFLEVWPDEARAQADAVDAKRAAGTAGPLAGMVIGLKDVLAYAGHSLQSSSRMLDGFKSLFTGTAVQRLLDADAILIGRQNCDEFAMGGSNESSYFGPARNAADPNRVPGGSSGGSAVAVQADMCLASIGSDTGGSVRQPAAFCGVIGLKPTYSRISRYGLVAFASSFDQIGPLTRSVEDAALLLEVMAGPDGMDSTASQREVPAYSQLLAPAGHYRIGYIADAIDNEGLNPEIKAALEGQLDRLRGLGHVVEPVDFHYLDVMIPTYYILTTAEASSNLSRFDGVKYGYRAPDVTDLESLYKKSRSQGFGPEVQRRIILGTFVLSANYYDAYYTKAQRVRRLIKEKTDELLRQYDFLVLPTTPTTAFRIGEKQDPVSMYLADIFTVQASLAGVPAISVPMGEDAEGMPMGLQVMAGAFREAELLAFATELVPAEAEA; from the coding sequence TTGAAGCGTTTCAGTTCTCTTTCGGCAATTCAGCGCGAGCTGACGGCGGGCACCACGTCCTGCCGTCAGCTCGTTGACTATTACCTCGGTAACATCGAGCGGCAGCAGCACCTCAACGCCTTCCTGGAAGTGTGGCCCGACGAGGCCCGCGCCCAAGCCGATGCCGTGGACGCCAAGCGCGCCGCCGGTACCGCCGGGCCCCTGGCCGGCATGGTCATTGGCCTGAAAGACGTGCTAGCTTACGCTGGCCATTCGCTGCAAAGTAGCAGCCGGATGCTCGACGGCTTCAAGTCGCTCTTCACTGGCACGGCCGTGCAGCGCCTGCTCGACGCCGACGCCATCCTCATCGGCCGCCAGAATTGCGACGAGTTCGCCATGGGCGGCTCCAACGAAAGCTCATACTTCGGCCCGGCCCGCAACGCCGCCGACCCCAACCGGGTGCCCGGCGGCTCGTCTGGCGGCTCGGCCGTGGCCGTGCAGGCCGATATGTGCTTGGCGTCCATCGGCTCCGATACCGGCGGCTCAGTGCGCCAGCCCGCAGCCTTTTGCGGCGTTATTGGTCTGAAACCTACCTACTCGCGCATTTCGCGCTACGGGCTGGTAGCCTTTGCCTCGTCGTTCGACCAGATAGGGCCCCTGACCCGCTCAGTGGAAGACGCCGCACTGCTGCTGGAGGTGATGGCGGGCCCCGACGGTATGGACAGCACCGCCAGCCAGCGCGAAGTGCCCGCCTATAGCCAGCTGCTGGCCCCAGCCGGCCACTACCGCATCGGCTACATCGCCGATGCCATCGATAACGAGGGTCTGAACCCCGAAATCAAAGCCGCCCTCGAAGGCCAACTGGACCGCCTGCGTGGCCTGGGCCACGTAGTGGAGCCGGTCGATTTCCATTACCTCGACGTGATGATTCCGACCTACTACATCCTCACCACGGCCGAAGCCAGCTCCAACCTCAGCCGTTTCGACGGCGTGAAGTACGGCTACCGGGCCCCCGACGTGACGGATTTGGAGTCGCTCTACAAGAAGAGCCGGTCGCAGGGCTTCGGCCCGGAGGTGCAGCGGCGCATTATCCTTGGCACGTTTGTGCTCAGCGCCAACTACTACGACGCCTACTACACCAAGGCCCAGCGCGTGCGCCGCCTCATCAAGGAAAAGACCGACGAATTGCTGCGCCAATACGACTTTCTGGTGCTGCCTACCACGCCCACCACGGCCTTCCGCATCGGCGAAAAGCAGGACCCGGTGAGCATGTACCTGGCCGATATTTTCACGGTGCAGGCCTCGCTGGCGGGCGTGCCGGCCATTTCGGTGCCCATGGGCGAAGATGCCGAAGGAATGCCGATGGGCCTGCAAGTGATGGCCGGGGCCTTCCGCGAAGCCGAGCTGCTGGCCTTTGCTACCGAGCTGGTGCCGGCCGAAGCCGAAGCGTAA
- a CDS encoding Sec-independent protein translocase subunit TatA/TatB yields MQQPLLFLGDIGGSELILIMVVILVFFGANKIPELARGLGKGIREFKDASSEIRNEFERAGQQPQPPYNPNPNYNPNPGYNPNPGYNPNFPPQNGAPHDPYAAQPAQGYEPHPVAEAPAEQPYVAPVLPPNLAPEGTQPRQPYSPPSV; encoded by the coding sequence ATGCAACAGCCCCTTTTATTTCTCGGTGACATCGGCGGCTCCGAGCTGATCCTCATCATGGTCGTCATCCTCGTGTTCTTCGGGGCCAACAAAATCCCGGAACTAGCCCGGGGCTTGGGCAAGGGCATCCGCGAGTTTAAGGATGCCAGCAGCGAAATCCGCAACGAGTTCGAGCGCGCCGGCCAGCAGCCCCAGCCGCCGTACAACCCCAATCCGAACTACAACCCGAACCCCGGCTACAACCCCAACCCCGGCTACAACCCCAATTTCCCGCCGCAGAATGGGGCCCCGCACGACCCCTACGCCGCCCAGCCCGCCCAAGGCTACGAGCCGCACCCGGTAGCCGAGGCCCCCGCCGAGCAGCCCTACGTGGCCCCCGTGCTGCCGCCCAACCTGGCCCCCGAGGGCACCCAGCCCCGGCAGCCCTACAGCCCGCCCAGCGTTTAA
- a CDS encoding LytR/AlgR family response regulator transcription factor, with amino-acid sequence MTVYPNQELIQPPVAGGADVLATAPPQFFADLVHLAAVACGVPQALVALAGPGALAVQARHGWPAATPELDKFCRTLLRAEPAAAGLDEPATNLSHTHFCAGVVLRGPGGEVLGVLGAGAPYPLTLADNQREALACLARRATDYVAQGLAQQALAGQQQQLAAAFRVAGAAEPAQRPELFVKQDTRLLRVLPADVTHFEALGDYVNLYTVRERFTVYGTMKDMEARLPTADFARIHRKYIIRLDRLLAFEGDTVLLDAGPGAPGRPPTAVPVGNSYRAALLARLQVL; translated from the coding sequence ATGACCGTTTATCCGAATCAGGAACTGATTCAGCCGCCCGTAGCCGGCGGCGCCGACGTGCTGGCAACTGCCCCGCCCCAGTTCTTCGCCGATTTGGTGCACCTGGCGGCCGTGGCCTGTGGCGTGCCACAGGCGCTGGTGGCGCTGGCCGGGCCCGGCGCCCTGGCCGTACAGGCCCGGCACGGCTGGCCGGCCGCCACGCCCGAACTGGATAAGTTCTGCCGGACCCTGCTGCGGGCGGAACCTGCGGCGGCAGGCCTCGACGAGCCGGCTACCAACTTATCGCACACGCACTTTTGCGCGGGCGTGGTGCTGCGGGGCCCCGGGGGCGAAGTGCTGGGCGTGCTGGGCGCGGGGGCCCCGTACCCCCTAACGCTCGCCGACAACCAGCGCGAAGCCCTGGCTTGCCTGGCCCGCCGGGCCACCGACTATGTGGCCCAGGGCCTGGCCCAGCAGGCCCTGGCCGGGCAGCAGCAGCAGTTGGCGGCGGCGTTTCGGGTGGCCGGGGCGGCCGAGCCGGCGCAGCGGCCCGAGCTGTTCGTGAAGCAGGATACCCGCCTACTGCGCGTGCTGCCTGCCGATGTGACGCACTTCGAGGCGCTGGGCGACTACGTGAACCTGTACACCGTGCGGGAACGCTTCACCGTGTACGGCACCATGAAAGACATGGAAGCCCGCCTGCCCACCGCCGACTTTGCCCGCATCCACCGCAAATACATCATCCGCCTCGACCGCCTGCTGGCCTTCGAAGGCGACACCGTGCTGCTTGATGCCGGCCCGGGGGCCCCTGGCCGGCCCCCTACGGCCGTGCCCGTGGGCAACTCCTACCGGGCGGCGCTGCTAGCCCGCCTCCAGGTGCTGTAG
- a CDS encoding murein hydrolase activator EnvC family protein has translation MAGLLVLCLWLGQALGAPAQHHPRRKKAAPARPAKSRPAPAHRHKTRAAAGPPAKSKAQLERERRANLQAIQEKSRVLDQTQAKKKVTLGQLNVIKEQLVVKQDVIQNISTQLHGIDTNVHQTAQQVLQTQHSLAELKDEYARLLYTASKTANGFNQLMFLFAADSFNQFVLRLRYVRQYTEERQQQAARIRGTQVRLHEQLTGLTQQQRRKGALLNTQLSENKSLLTLKTQQDEVVQQLGQQEQGLRAELAERQQAVERLDHLIAERVREEIARAAREARLAARREALAAARARSGRRGTRSDDEPTADAPETAADRRASRVVLTPETALVASNFAGNKGRLPWPVGRGFISQRFGRHPHPVLRHVMVENRGIDIQTGAGEPVRACFDGKVLTITSIAGMNTIVMIQHGDYFTVYAKMRSVSVSDGQRVRAREVIGTVAAGSDGTAELQFQVWHNAANLNPESWLGRR, from the coding sequence GTGGCCGGCCTGCTGGTGCTGTGCCTGTGGCTGGGCCAGGCACTGGGGGCCCCGGCGCAGCACCACCCGCGCCGCAAAAAAGCCGCGCCGGCGCGTCCGGCCAAGAGCCGCCCAGCCCCGGCGCACCGCCACAAAACGCGCGCAGCGGCGGGGCCCCCGGCCAAAAGCAAGGCCCAGTTGGAGCGCGAGCGGCGCGCCAACCTGCAAGCCATTCAGGAGAAAAGCCGGGTCCTGGACCAAACCCAGGCCAAGAAAAAGGTGACGCTGGGCCAGCTCAACGTCATCAAAGAGCAGCTGGTAGTGAAGCAGGACGTCATCCAGAACATTTCGACCCAGCTGCACGGCATCGACACCAACGTGCACCAGACGGCCCAACAGGTGCTGCAAACCCAGCACAGCCTGGCCGAGCTGAAGGACGAGTACGCCCGGCTGCTGTACACAGCGTCGAAAACGGCCAACGGCTTCAACCAGCTCATGTTTTTGTTTGCCGCCGACTCGTTCAACCAATTTGTGCTGCGGCTGCGCTACGTGCGCCAGTATACCGAGGAGCGGCAGCAGCAGGCGGCGCGCATCCGGGGTACGCAGGTGCGGCTGCACGAGCAGCTCACGGGCCTCACGCAGCAGCAGCGCCGCAAGGGGGCCCTGCTGAACACCCAGCTGTCGGAGAATAAAAGCCTGCTTACCCTCAAAACCCAGCAGGACGAAGTGGTGCAGCAGCTGGGCCAGCAGGAGCAGGGCCTGCGCGCCGAGCTGGCCGAGCGCCAGCAGGCCGTTGAGCGCCTCGACCACCTGATTGCCGAGCGCGTGCGCGAAGAAATTGCCCGGGCCGCCCGGGAGGCACGCCTGGCCGCCCGCCGCGAGGCCCTGGCCGCTGCTCGCGCCCGCAGCGGCCGGCGCGGCACCCGCAGCGACGACGAGCCCACCGCTGACGCCCCCGAAACTGCCGCCGACCGCCGCGCCAGCCGCGTAGTTCTCACCCCGGAAACGGCTTTGGTGGCGTCCAACTTCGCCGGCAACAAGGGGCGCCTGCCCTGGCCGGTGGGCCGCGGCTTCATCAGCCAGCGCTTTGGGCGGCACCCGCACCCGGTGCTGCGCCACGTGATGGTGGAAAACCGGGGCATCGACATTCAGACCGGGGCCGGCGAGCCGGTGCGGGCCTGCTTCGATGGCAAGGTACTCACCATCACCAGCATTGCGGGCATGAACACCATCGTCATGATTCAGCACGGCGACTATTTCACGGTGTACGCCAAGATGCGCTCGGTGAGCGTGAGCGACGGCCAGCGGGTGCGCGCCCGCGAAGTCATCGGCACGGTGGCCGCGGGCAGCGATGGTACCGCCGAGTTGCAATTCCAGGTGTGGCACAACGCAGCCAACCTCAACCCTGAAAGCTGGCTGGGCCGCCGCTAA
- a CDS encoding DUF4292 domain-containing protein, translating to MNKSVLLLALGLGAGACHRAVPTTKGTAPGASTSTTVRPSKEAAVKAVDFDSPYLTAKGKVQATIKGDEKSATINIRMRRDSAIWISAGLLGFEGVRALLTPDSVRVVNRLDKTYFAGGYDYLTKLLNVPVSFAQAQALLLGNYQAAPAGAALTLGTAPTGGQRVAYPLNGVIVEQLLQAASGRVEKLTLTETGSNRSLAADYADFQAVDGAKVPFAHSLLVDAKQGAVGTKASLKYSKVSAGGAGLSFPFDIPKGFQRVKANR from the coding sequence ATGAATAAATCCGTTTTGCTGCTGGCCCTCGGGCTGGGGGCCGGCGCGTGCCACCGCGCCGTGCCCACCACGAAGGGCACGGCCCCCGGTGCTTCCACCTCGACCACGGTGCGCCCGAGCAAGGAGGCCGCAGTGAAAGCCGTCGATTTCGACTCGCCCTACCTCACGGCCAAGGGCAAGGTGCAGGCCACCATCAAGGGCGATGAGAAGTCGGCCACCATCAACATCCGGATGCGGCGCGACAGCGCCATCTGGATTTCGGCCGGGCTGCTGGGCTTCGAAGGCGTGCGGGCCCTGCTCACGCCCGACTCGGTACGGGTTGTCAACCGCCTGGACAAGACCTACTTCGCTGGTGGCTACGACTACCTTACCAAGCTGCTGAACGTGCCGGTGAGCTTCGCCCAGGCCCAGGCCCTGCTGCTGGGTAATTACCAGGCGGCCCCGGCCGGCGCGGCCCTCACCCTGGGTACGGCCCCCACCGGCGGCCAGCGCGTGGCCTATCCCCTCAACGGCGTGATTGTGGAGCAGCTGCTCCAAGCAGCCTCGGGCCGGGTAGAAAAGCTGACGCTGACCGAAACCGGTTCCAACCGCAGCCTCGCGGCCGATTACGCCGATTTCCAGGCCGTGGACGGGGCCAAAGTGCCGTTTGCCCACAGCCTGTTGGTAGACGCCAAGCAGGGTGCCGTAGGCACAAAGGCCAGCCTGAAGTACAGCAAGGTGAGCGCCGGCGGTGCCGGGCTGAGCTTTCCCTTTGATATCCCGAAGGGCTTCCAGCGGGTGAAAGCCAACAGATAA